The Dyadobacter sandarakinus DNA window GGGAAGATGATAGCCAGCAGTCCGGAATGATAAAGGAGCTTGAAGCCGTAAGAGGGTGTTCTGGAGAGAATGATCTTGTTCAGTTCCTCGGAAATCCGCTCATAGGAAACAATGCTGATCCGGTCTTTCATGCGGGTGATGGCATCAAAGGTATCCGGCTCAATGTCAAAGTTCAGCTGGGCTGCAAAGCGGACCGCCCGCATCATGCGCAGGGGATCATCCGAAAAGGTAATTTCGGGGTCAAGCGGTGTGCGGATGATTTTTTTCCGGAGGTCCCTGGTACCGTCAAATGGATCAACCAGGTCGCCAAAGTTGGCGGGGTTCAGGCTGATACCCATCGCATTAATGGTAAAGTCACGCCTGTTCTGATCGTCACTCAATGTGCCGTCCTCCACAGCCGGCTTACGGGAGTCGGCCCGGTACGACTCCTTCCGGGCGCCCACAAACTCCACTTCCAGCTCACCCTGGCGAAGTTGTGCGGTACCAAAATTTTTGTAAACACTTACAAAAACATCCGGCCCCAGCTCGCTGGCTACCAGCTCGGCAAGCTCAATCCCGCTGCCAATGGAAACAATATCAATGTCCTTGCTGCTCCTTTTGAGAATAAGATCCCTGACAAACCCTCCTATCACATACGCTTCCACCCCCAGCTCTGCCGCTGCTTTCGCCACGACTCCAAAAACAGGATAATCTGATAACTGCTCTTTGAAATTCATGCGGCAAAGGTAGAAATTTCTTGTTTTTGGACCGGGCTTGCAGCCGTTGAGGTTAAATATTCATTCCTCCACTAGACGAAAAACTGATTCTACCGGCTCAGCTCATAGTCCGCTACAAG harbors:
- a CDS encoding CCA tRNA nucleotidyltransferase yields the protein MNFKEQLSDYPVFGVVAKAAAELGVEAYVIGGFVRDLILKRSSKDIDIVSIGSGIELAELVASELGPDVFVSVYKNFGTAQLRQGELEVEFVGARKESYRADSRKPAVEDGTLSDDQNRRDFTINAMGISLNPANFGDLVDPFDGTRDLRKKIIRTPLDPEITFSDDPLRMMRAVRFAAQLNFDIEPDTFDAITRMKDRISIVSYERISEELNKIILSRTPSYGFKLLYHSGLLAIIFPELIELLGVETIDGKGHKDNFYHTLQVLDNVSEHTDDLWLRWAAILHDIAKPATKKFDRKVGWSFHNHEEIGARMVPAIFRRMKLPLNEKMRFVKKLVRLHLRPIVLSREQITDSAMRRLLVEAGEDIEALMKLCRADITSKNPDKVKRFLANFDLVEQKLKDLEERDKLRNFQPVITGELIMEAFGLKPGREVGVIKETIREAILEGIIPNEYDPAFAFMVQEGEKMGLTRVV